In Hydra vulgaris chromosome 06, alternate assembly HydraT2T_AEP, a genomic segment contains:
- the LOC100199800 gene encoding PHD finger protein 14, whose translation MAELTPYELMIKSLTNRDKSKRKVKLVEEKLLEFAFAGGDSEEDEDFVVGENDVISDDFDSDNDSNTNRKSDSEDSISDELESSSENACMNSPSIGNGNNTVPDVLPLTEHINNDMDKSCTESVLTKKPFLVCGICLESKENDNDEILECDNCGISVHEGCYGDIGVDDNDTIDSDVEVEPWFCEPCKAGVKTSPFCELCPNIGGIYKQTDSGKWVHLVCALYTPDVGFRNVSKLQTVVLEDIKSSSWAARECTLCLDDNFSKTGVCIDCDAGLCKTSFHVSCAQRNGFLSDIPDSDVNYTDDSDLLFAHCKLHSVKADVKARKTSWLAFQSHMKNFKRKHIDDEKFNSCFEKAKRDYQEYRRSVVYSTILPKLPRFLSSCPEACILLAKKADIQGIVRHPGYNVNAAITSGRISKQDPNLSSDFVNHFFKREMLIKELQQKLKTGNPLSNNLKNEQQRLLGDTIRLQKELEMVMAKKDEMDVVLKNIHKLLCQLCSKNLKMPDIFQIKDNSDIASHENSKILLNNIIKKCATCASADDQHTLVYCSKCKNYYHMNCLDPPLLRMPKGSGKKQGKYIWQCTECDSSESDCESEAILETADQNGKRRTKRKVKEPEKFTPENVKEAVDIFTQRKSACNSAVTPSEKKKNKSTVIKDKSAKNSNTPCSNKKKKSDNLQEHWPNCFKCKNNGDASSLVKCDNCKRCYHFKTCLDPPYAKSPKGKFWDWVCEECDEIENGDANITS comes from the exons atggCTGAACTTACACCATATGAATTAATGATCAAATCACTAACTAATCGAGACAAGAGCAAGCGTAAAGTAAAACTTGTTGAAGAAAAGTTGCTTGAG TTTGCTTTTGCCGGTGGCGATAGTGAGGAAGATGAAGATTTTGTTGTTGGAGAAAATGATGTTATTAGTGATGATTTTGATTCAGACAATGATAGCAATACCAATA gaaaatctGATAGTGAAGATTCAATTTCAGATGAATTGGAGTCGTCTTCAGAAAATGCATGTATGAATTCTCCCTCAATAGGAAACGGTAATAATACAGTTCCAGATGTTTTACCATTAACTGAGCATATAAATAACGACATGGACAAAAGTTGTACAGAGAGCGtcttaacaaaaaaaccttttcttGTTTGTGGTATATGCttag aatctaAAGAAAATGATAATGACGAAATTCTTGAATGCGATAATTGTGGGATTTCCGTACACGAAGGTTGTTATGGAGATATTGGCGTGGACGATAATGATACAATTGATTCGGATGTTGAGGTAGAGCCTTGGTTTTGTGAACCATGCAAAGCTGGCGTTAAAACTTCGCCGTTTTGCGAACTTTGTCCTAATATTGGAGGGATTTACAAACAAACTGACTCCGGAAAATGGGTGCATCTAGTATGCGCACTTTACACCCCGGATGTAGGATTTAGAAACGTATCCAAACTTCAAACAGTTGTTTTGGAAGATATAAAAAGCTCGTCATGGGCGGCACGAGAATGCACGTTATGTTTAGATGATAATTTTAGCAAAACAGGTGTTTGTATTGATTGTGACGCTGGGTTGTGTAAGACTTCTTTTCATGTTTCATGCGCTCAGAGAAATGGGTTTCTTTCGGATATACCGGATAGTGACGTAAATTATACAGATGATTCTGACTTACTATTTGCGCACTGTAAACTTCATTCTGTTAAAGCAGATGTTAAAGCTCGAAAAACGAGTTGGCTAGCTTTTCAGTCgcatatgaaaaattttaaacgtAAGCATATTGATGACGAGAAATTTAATAGTTGCTTTGAAAAAGCGAAACGTGATTATCAAGAATACAGACGATCGGTTGTGTATTCCACTATTTTGCCAAAGCTTCCTCGTTTTTTATCAAGCTGTCCTGAGGCTTGCATTTTACTAGCTAAAAAAGCAGATATTCAGGGTATTGTTCGCCATCCCGGTTATAACGTAAATGCTGCAATAACTTCAGGAAGGATTTCAAAACAAGATCCAAATCTCTCGTCAGATTTTgtcaaccatttttttaaaagagaaatgCTAATTAAGGAATTACAACAAAAGTTAAAGACGGGTAATCCActtagtaataatttaaaaaatgaacaacaacGGTTGTTAGGTGACACTATTCGATTGCAAAAAGAACTTGAAATGGTTATGGCAAAGAAAGATGAAATGGACgttgttttgaaaaacataCATAAGCTACTCTGTCAACTTtgctctaaaaatttaaaaatgccggatatttttcaaattaaggaTAACTCAGACATTGCTAGCCATGAAAACTCAAAGATTTTGCTgaacaatataataaagaaatgcgCTACTTGCGCTTCGGCAGATGATCAACATACTTTAGTTTATTGTTCGAAATGCAAAAATTACTACCACATGAATTGCCTTGATCCACCACTTCTGCGTATGCCTAAGGGATCTGGAAAAAAACAGGGAAAATATATATGGCAATGCACAGAGTGTGATTCTAGTGAGTCTGATTGCGAATCTGAAGCGATACTTGAAACTGCGGATCAAAATGGAAAaagaagaacaaaaagaaaagttaaggAGCCGGAAAAGTTTACTCCCGAAAACGTAAAAGAAGCCGTAGATATTTTTACACAACGCAAATCCGCCTGTAATAGCGCGGTCACACCgtctgaaaagaaaaaaaataagagtaCTGTTATTAAAGACAAAAGCGCTAAAAATTCTAATACGCCGTGctcgaataaaaaaaagaaatcagatAATCTTCAAGAACACTGGCCAAActgctttaaatgtaaaaataatggCGATGCATCATCTCTTGTCAAATGTGATAACTGCAAAAGGTgttatcattttaaaacatgCCTTGATCCTCCTTACGCAAAATCACCCAAAGGTAAATTTTGGGATTGGGTATGCGAGGAGTGTGATGAAATTGAAAATGGTGATGCAAATATTACTTCATAG